The Saprospiraceae bacterium genomic interval CGACAGTGCGCTCGCATTTGCATCCAACAGTCACGGGCACCATGCTGTTTCCATAGAATGCAGCATCAATCATCTGTTGCCTGTGAAGGAAAACGATATACTGATTGCAGAAGCCAGCGAAACATCGCGTAAAAGAACCCATGGTGTCTATCTGATTGAGGTGAAGAATCAGAAGAATGAATTGGTTGCATTATTCAGAGGAATGGTCTATATAAAGGATAGTTTATGGAAATAGGTGAACAAGTGTTAGTTAAGACCTTAAACAAATAAACCGCTGGATTTTTCCAGCGGTTTATAGAT includes:
- the paaI gene encoding hydroxyphenylacetyl-CoA thioesterase PaaI — protein: MEAKLSAQEIVDKMYCNDPFSLWLGIERIDEKPGYSKLKMTVRKEMLNGFHIAHGGITFSLADSALAFASNSHGHHAVSIECSINHLLPVKENDILIAEASETSRKRTHGVYLIEVKNQKNELVALFRGMVYIKDSLWK